Within Coriobacteriia bacterium, the genomic segment GCGTGCGCGAGAGCGGCGACCGGGTCGTCGTGGTGACCAGCGGCGCGATCGCCGCGGGAGTCGACGCGCTCGGTCTCGCCTCGCGTCCCTCCGACATGCCCGGCCTGCAGGCCGCGGCCTCCGTCGGCCAGGTGCGCCTGATCGGCGCCTACAAGCAGGCCTTCTCCGAGGCCGGCATACCGACCGGACAGGTGTTGCTCACCCGCCACGAGCTGGGGCATCGCCCCTCTTACGTGAACGCATGCCAGACGCTCGAGAGGCTGCTGGGGATGGGCGTCGTGCCGGTCGTGAACGAGAACGACACCACCGCCGTGGACGAGATCCGCATGGGAGACAACGACCAGCTCGCTGCGCTCGTCGGCATCATGGTCCAGGCGGACCTGGTGGCGCTGCTCACCGACACCGAGGGGCTCTATTCCTCCGATCCTCGCACAGACGAGGACGCGAGCCTGGTCGCGCGCGTGGAGACGCTCACAGACGACGTCGTGGCGGCCGCGGGCGGCTCGGGAAGCGACGTCGGCTCGGGCGGCATGGCCACCAAGCTCGAGGCCGCGCGCGTGGCGATGAAGGCGGGCATCCCGCTGGTGGTCTGCGACGGGCATCGTCCCGACGTGGTCGTCGACGCGGCGGCGGGCGAGCCCGTGGGAACGTACTTCTGCGAAGGCGCGGAGTCGATCGCCGGACGAAAGCTGTGGATCGCGTACGGGAGCCCGGTGAAGGGCACCGTCGAGATAGACGACGGCGCACGCGACGCGCTGTGTTCGCGCGGGAAGAGCCTGCTCCCGGCGGGTGTCGTCGCGACATCGGGGAGCTTCGCCGCCGGGGACGCCGTCGACCTCGTCGACGCACGGGGCAAGGTCGTCGCGCGCGGGCTGAGCGCGATCTCCCGTGAGGACCTCGACCGCGTCAAGGGGATGAAGACTTCGGAGATATCGAAGATGATCCCGGATTGGGACGGCGGCGAGGTTGTCCATAGGGACTGCCTAGTCATACTGTGAGGTAACCGCGAACGGTAGGAGGGTAGAAATGTCCGAAGTGCTCGATCTCGCCCTCGCCGCCCGCGAGGCCTCACGCAAGCTCGCGGTGACCTCGAGCGACCAGCGCAACCGCGCGCTGCTCTCGATGTCGCACGCGCTGCTCACGCGCCAGGAGGAGATACTCGCCGCCAACGAGGCCGACGTCGCCGCGGCGCGCGTGAAGAACACCGCGGCCCCGCTCGTCGACAGGCTGGCGCTCGATCCCGCGCGCATCAAGTCGATGGCCGAGGCGCTCAAGGCGCTCTCGATCCTGCCCGACCCCATCGGCGAGCTCGTGCGCGGCTCGCGTCTGGCGAACGGCATCTGGCTCCAGCAGGTGAGAGTGCCCATCGGCGTCGTCGCGATGATCTACGAGGCGCGCCCGAACGTGACCGTCGACGCGGCGGGGCTTTGCGTGAAGACCGGCAACGCGGTGATCCTGCGCGGCGGCTCGATGGCCGCGAACTCGAACGCGGCGCTCACGCGCGTGCTGCAGTCCGCCGCGGTCGGCGCCGGGCTGCCCGAGACGTGCGTGCAGTCGGTGCTCTCCACCGATCGCGAGGCCGCCGAAGAACTGATGCGCCTGCACGGCTACATCGACGTGCTCATCCCACGCGGCGGCGCCGGCCTCATCCGTAGTGTCGTCGAGAACGCGAAGGTCCCGGTCATCGAGACGGGCGTGGGCAACTGCCACATCTACATCCACAGCGGCGCGAACGCCGAGATGGCCAAGCGCATCGTCGTGAACGCGAAGGTGCAGCGCCCGGGCGTGTGCAACGCCGCCGAGAGCATCCTGTGCGACGCGGACGTCTACGAGACGATCCTGCCGCCCGTGCTCAAGGCGCTCGAGTCGGAGGGCGTGACCATCTACGCCGACGACCGCACGCGCTCTCTCGGCGCGGTCATGCGCATCGAGGCCGCGACCGAGGAGGACTGGGCGACCGAGTATCTCGACCTGAAGATATCGTGCAAGATCGTCAGCGGCCTCGACGAGGCGATCACCCACATCAACACGTACGGGACGAAGCATTCCGAGGCGATCGTCACCGGCGACTACGAGGCGGCGAAGCGCTTCCTCGACGAGATCGACGCGGCGGCCGTGTACGTGAACGCCTCGACGCGCTTCACCGACGGCGGCGAGTTCGGCCTTGGCGCCGAGATCGGCATCTCGACCCAGAAACTCCACGCCCGCGGCCCGATGGGCCTCGAGGCGCTGACGACCACGAAATTCATGGCGATGGGGAGCGGTCAGATCCGGACGTGAGGAAGAAACCGCGCCTCGGGATCATGGGTGGGACGTTCGATCCCATCCATTTCGGCCACCTCGTGGCGGCCGAAGAAGCGC encodes:
- the proB gene encoding glutamate 5-kinase; the encoded protein is MSSRTIVIKLGSSTVTGPDGRVDVAYLSSLAGQVARVRESGDRVVVVTSGAIAAGVDALGLASRPSDMPGLQAAASVGQVRLIGAYKQAFSEAGIPTGQVLLTRHELGHRPSYVNACQTLERLLGMGVVPVVNENDTTAVDEIRMGDNDQLAALVGIMVQADLVALLTDTEGLYSSDPRTDEDASLVARVETLTDDVVAAAGGSGSDVGSGGMATKLEAARVAMKAGIPLVVCDGHRPDVVVDAAAGEPVGTYFCEGAESIAGRKLWIAYGSPVKGTVEIDDGARDALCSRGKSLLPAGVVATSGSFAAGDAVDLVDARGKVVARGLSAISREDLDRVKGMKTSEISKMIPDWDGGEVVHRDCLVIL
- a CDS encoding glutamate-5-semialdehyde dehydrogenase, translated to MSEVLDLALAAREASRKLAVTSSDQRNRALLSMSHALLTRQEEILAANEADVAAARVKNTAAPLVDRLALDPARIKSMAEALKALSILPDPIGELVRGSRLANGIWLQQVRVPIGVVAMIYEARPNVTVDAAGLCVKTGNAVILRGGSMAANSNAALTRVLQSAAVGAGLPETCVQSVLSTDREAAEELMRLHGYIDVLIPRGGAGLIRSVVENAKVPVIETGVGNCHIYIHSGANAEMAKRIVVNAKVQRPGVCNAAESILCDADVYETILPPVLKALESEGVTIYADDRTRSLGAVMRIEAATEEDWATEYLDLKISCKIVSGLDEAITHINTYGTKHSEAIVTGDYEAAKRFLDEIDAAAVYVNASTRFTDGGEFGLGAEIGISTQKLHARGPMGLEALTTTKFMAMGSGQIRT